The DNA window TCTATATCTTGTGCTGGATGAATGATGGCAAAATCTTAATCCTGGGTGGATGATACCAACTCAAGATCGTGATCAAAACAGCTAAAAGAAGATATGAATAGATACAAGTTCTCAATTAGAACACATGCCTTGACTACCCGTTTAATCACCAGCCAATCCAAAAAGGAGACATGACCTTGGCTACCCAATCACCAGCCAATCCCAAAAGGAGACATGACCAAGACAGCTAAAAAGAAGATATGAATAGATATAAGTTCTCAATTAGCACACAGGCCTTGACTACCCAATCATCAGCCAATCCCAAGAGGATATATGCATAGTGTTCAGCTGTGGTAGTGGATTCAAAGGATCAATGGACCACTCCTGCAAATATAGATCAATTTTTAAGTTATCGAAAACACAATAAAGTGCTAATGTGAATAGAAAAACATTATTTGTACTTACCCCAAGTAGTCAGGGTCTTCCTAACATCACTTAgacatatgaaaaatgaaaatccACTGCCATAACCTCCATGTAGAACTGCAACAAATTCACCGGCCCCATTTATCAAAGGTCCTCCGGAAGAACCATCTTCTGATGTTATATTCACCTCAGCGAGTCGCATCTTAAAACCATAAGGATTTCCAATAGACACCGTACTGATAAGTCTTCCAGGATGTGACGTCTCTCCAGTTACTGCCGTCCGATGCCGATAACCTGGCCAGGATAGGAGTACAACCTTCTGTAGTGCCTTAGGATAACTTTCAGCCATGGGAATTACACGATGAGCATGATTGCAATAGTTCGCAAATATTGTCTTGGATATAGTTAAAAGCATTAAATCATTCTCGCAACTAATTTCAGTCACATTTGCTTCAATGTATTCTCTGTTTGTCTCTGTACCATTTCTGTACCTTCTCTCACGATGATCACATAATATCCTTGACACAAAGTATTCTTTCACTTTTGAACTTGTAATTGGCTTCTCCTTTTTGAAAGCAGGTCCCAGCACGTGAGCACACGTTAACACTGAAATATATCTTCCACTCTCTTTCACAATGAATCCAGTCGAAGAATGAGTTTCCTTACTCAACTTGTCCCTTTCACGGTGtccttcttcatcctcatcagGAATTGGTCGA is part of the Oryza glaberrima chromosome 4, OglaRS2, whole genome shotgun sequence genome and encodes:
- the LOC127771541 gene encoding uncharacterized protein LOC127771541, translated to MMAPPNAFCNELEQWVYNEFIGSVVIIEFNPKNSAALKELWDSIRPIPDEDEEGHRERDKLSKETHSSTGFIVKESGRYISVLTCAHVLGPAFKKEKPITSSKVKEYFVSRILCDHRERRYRNGTETNREYIEANVTEISCENDLMLLTISKTIFANYCNHAHRVIPMAESYPKALQKVVLLSWPGYRHRTAVTGETSHPGRLISTVSIGNPYGFKMRLAEVNITSEDGSSGGPLINGAGEFVAVLHGGYGSGFSFFICLSDVRKTLTTWGVVH